In the genome of Vicia villosa cultivar HV-30 ecotype Madison, WI linkage group LG7, Vvil1.0, whole genome shotgun sequence, one region contains:
- the LOC131621038 gene encoding SNF2 domain-containing protein CLASSY 1-like, protein MNRKRQLNQLRNPFNSHPFEAVSSGSWHPVESIKVKSGTITIHFADNHHITMDKCTSSDIRISSRKAIVSDCSRFLRPGIDICVLTPPQQANDSAGLNLEPVWMDARISSIQRKRHDSECSCQFFVNFYVDQGSLGLEMRTLCKDIKVFGLNQISILQKVDHNPCENQPYRWSSSEDCSSLPHSKLLLGKFLADLSWLVVTSVIMKVSFSARSVENKMVYQILVGDSTTSSLSNIESHIDVVSFKNDNGMLVPIVSQVAIANTKRVCQAYESHADEASSSSNADGLRRSKRRHVQPERYLGCEVKELDVGSFRNSPPVRINTSNKEDDMSLSLACFLRLHHNRQEKDAEKSQKSDRPNTSQKLLVYNRRPKNREVKKSCEVDQNEHHNPLAIIPLPDQDADPIAVEHCNLNENAIRSNEPVSSDISLKYRHLVNSPKPRKNINLLDSSGKSEDAESSDNAFLRSKFFSSSKLQKKSLGGLDDMDLGNKWEGIKRKSKKGSHEGKYRSTYLRNNGEGRTHNYKDRTLNATAYKDLINSYLSNINEIPVKEEAPITDQWKKHDTTNGVGQKKETEISHGEAEEEKAALDVLWKELEVSLASSYFEESEVSNAIVPYEAEKNTKKDCEHDNRLDEEIGIYCIRCGFVTTDIRDVNPIFVENSVWRQEEKQRDGVEDNEHTKADEDDDFRFFPTDVSPDKPISAENESVWSLIPELKDKLHVHQKKAFEFLWQNIAGSTDPRLIEEEYKKRGGCVISHTPGAGKTFLIIAFLVSYLKLFPGKRPLVLAPKTTLYTWYKEFIKWEIPIPVYLIHGRRTYRVFKQNNFASLPGVPKPTDDVKHVLDCLEKIQKWHSHPSVLIMGYTSFLTLMREDSKFAHRKFMAKVLRESPGLLVLDEGHNPRSTKSRLRKVLMKVQTELRILLSGTLFQNNFCEYFNTLCLARPKFANEVLKALDPKYKRKKKGAERKGAEKAQYLIESRARKFFLDNIAKKIDSNVGEERLQGLNMLRNVTNSFIDVYEGGSSDDLPGIQIYTLLMNTTDIQHEILRKLHIDMAKCSGYPLELELLITLGSIHPWLVKTAVCSQKFLTKEQLSDLDKYKFDLKIGSKVRFVLSLIYRVVKNEKVLIFCHNIAPVRLFQEYFEKYFGWQKGREVLVLTGELELFERGKIMDKFEEPGGASKILLASITACAEGISLTAASRVIMLDSEWNPSKTKQAIARAFRPGQQKMVYVYQLLVTGSLEEDKYRRTTWKEWVSNMIFSEAFVEDPSRWQAEKIEDDILREMVEEDKSKSFHMIMKNEKASSTNK, encoded by the exons ATGAACAGGAAAAGGCAGCTAAATCAGTTGAGGAATCCATTCAATTCTCACC CCTTTGAAGCAGTTTCCTCGGGCTCATGGCATCCGGTGGAGTCGATAAAAGTTAAGTCAGGAACTATAACCATACATTTCGCAGATAATCACCATATCACTATGGATAAATGTACTTCATCAGACATTCGAATAAGCTCAAGGAAAGCTATTGTGTCCGATTGCTCCCGTTTTTTACGTCCTGGAATCGACATATGCGTGCTAACACCCCCTCAACAAGCCAATGATTCAGCTGGTTTAAATCTAGAGCCT GTTTGGATGGATGCTAGAATAAGTTCTATACAAAGAAAGCGGCACGATTCCGAGTGCTCGTGTCAGTTTTTTGTTAACTTCTATGTTGATCAAGGTTCACTTGGTTTAGAGATGAGAACTCTTTGTAAGGATATCAAAGTATTCGGACTTAATCAGATTTCCATCCTCCAAAAAGTCGACCATAATCCTTGTGAAAATCAGCCCTACCGGTGGTCTTCATCCGAGGATTGCTCTTCATTACCACACAGTAAATTGCTATTGGGAAAGTTTCTAGCCGATCTTTCATGGTTAGTTGTTACGTCGGTTATCATGAAGGTTTCTTTCAGTGCAAGATCAGTTGAAAACAAGATGGTGTATCAAATTTTGGTAGGCGATAGTACTACTAGCTCGTTGTCGAACATCGAGTCTCATATTGATGTTGTCAGTTTCAAAAATGACAATGGCATGTTAGTACCAATCGTTTCTCAAGTTGCTATAGCTAACACCAAGAGAGTTTGTCAAGCATACGAATCCCATGCGGATGAAGCGTCGTCATCTTCAAATGCTGACGGGTTACGACGCTCCAAACGCAGGCATGTCCAGCCCGAGCGTTACCTTGGTTGCGAAGTTAAAGAGTTGGATGTTGGTTCCTTTAGAAACAGTCCGCCGGTTAGGATAAATACGTCCAACAAAGAAGACGATATGTCGTTGTCTTTAGCGTGCTTTTTGCGTTTGCATCATAACCGTCAAGAAAAGGATGCTGAGAAATCTCAGAAGTCCGACAGACCGAATACCAGCCAAAAACTTCTAGTGTACAATCGGAGGCCTAAAAACCGAGAAGTGAAGAAGTCTTGTGAAGTTGATCAAAATGAACATCATAATCCACTTGCTATTATTCCTCTCCCTGATCAAGATGCCGATCCAATAGCCGTGGAGCATTGCAATCTAAACGAAAACGCTATTAGAAGTAACGAGCCTGTATCATCTGATATATCTTTGAAGTATCGTCATTTGGTTAATAGTCCTAAACCAAGGAAAAACATTAACTTGTTAGATTCATCTGGCAAGTCGGAAGACGCTGAAAGTAGCGATAATGCTTTTCTGAGAAGTAAATTTTTCAGCTCCTCTAAGCTACAAAAGAAGAGTTTGGGTGGTTTGGATGATATGGATCTTGGAAATAAATGGGAAGGGATAAAAAGAAAATCCAAAAAAGGTTCTCATGAGGGAAAATATCGTTCGACGTATTTAAGAAATAACGGCGAAGGAAGAACtcataattataaagacagaaCATTGAATGCAACTGCATACAAGGATTTGATAAATTCATATTTATCGAATATTAATGAAATACCTGTCAAAGAAGAGGCGCCTATTACTGATCAATGGAAGAAACACGACACAACAAACGGAGTTGGACAAAAGAAGGAAACCGAGATTTCTCATGGAGAGGCTGAAGAAGAAAAAGCTGCACTCGATGTACTGTGGAAAGAACTTGAAGTGTCGCTAGCATCGAGTTATTTTGAAGAATCCGAG GTTTCGAATGCGATTGTTCCTTACGAGGCTGAGAAAAATACGAAAAAAGATTGTGAACATGATAATAGATTGGACGAAGAAATTGGAATATACTGCATTAGATGTGGATTCGTGACCACCGATATCCGAGATGTTAATCCAATCTTC GTTGAAAACTCGGTGTGGCGTCAGGAGGAGAAGCAGCGTGATGGAGTAGAAGACAACGAGCATACGAAGGCTGATGAAGACGATGATTTCCGTTTCTTTCCGACCGATGTCTCTCCCGACAAACCAATATCTGCAGAAAACGAAAGCGTTTGGTCATTAATTCCCGAACTCAAAGATAAGCTGCACGTGCATCAAAAGAAAGCTTTCGAGTTTCTTTGGCAAAATATCGCAGGCTCTACCGATCCAAGACTAATTGAAGAAGAATACAAAAAAAGAGGTGGATGTGTGATCTCTCATACTCCTGGAGCCGGAAAAACTTTTCTCATCATTGCTTTTCTCGTAAGCTACTTGAAGTTATTCCCGGGGAAGCGGCCTCTAGTTCTTGCACCGAAAACAACTCTCTATACTTGGTATAAAGAGTTTATCAAGTGGGAGATTCCTATACCGGTGTATCTGATTCACGGTCGCAGAACCTATAGAGTATTCAAGCAGAATAATTTTGCTTCTCTTCCTGGAGTTCCCAAGCCTACCGATGATGTCAAGCATGTTTTGGATTGCCTTGAGAAGATACAAAAATGGCATTCGCATCCGAGCGTTCTTATCATGGGCTACACTTCGTTTTTAACGTTGATGCGAGAGGATTCGAAGTTTGCTCACAGAAAGTTTATGGCTAAAGTGTTGAGGGAAAGTCCTGGACTATTGGTACTTGATGAAGGCCACAATCCGAGAAGCACAAAGTCGAGGTTGAGAAAAGTTTTGATGAAAGTACAAACCGAATTGAGGATATTACTTTCGGGTACTTTGTTTCAAAATAACTTCTGCGAATACTTCAATACTCTCTGCTTGGCAAGACCGAAATTCGCTAATGAAGTATTGAAAGCATTAGACCCTAAATACAAGAGGAAAAAGAAAGGAGCGGAACGGAAAGGAGCAGAGAAAGCACAATATTTAATCGAGTCACGTGCTAGAAAGTTCTTCTTAGATAACATTGCTAAGAAAATTGACTCGAACGTTGGTGAGGAAAGATTGCAAGGCTTGAACATGTTGAGAAATGTGACGAACAGTTTTATCGATGTTTATGAAGGTGGAAGTTCCGATGATTTGCCTGGTATACAAATTTACACATTGCTCATGAACACAACTGATATACAGCATGAGATTTTGCGGAAACTGCATATTGACATGGCTAAGTGCAGTGGATACCCTCTCGAGTTAGAGCTTCTGATAACACTTGGATCGATTCATCCTTGGTTGGTCAAAACCGCGGTATGTTCTCAGAAGTTTTTAACAAAGGAGCAATTGTCTGATCTTGATAAGTACaagtttgatttgaaaatagGTTCAAAAGTCCGATTTGTTTTGAGCCTTATCTATCGCGTTGTCAAGAACGAAAAGGTTCTTATCTTTTGCCACAACATTGCACCGGTGAGACTATTTCAAGAATATTTCGAAAAGTACTTTGGATGGCAAAAGGGCCGCGAAGTTTTAGTACTAACCGGGGAACTCGAGCTCTTCGAACGTGGCAAAATAATGGATAAATTCGAGGAGCCTGGTGGAGCATCAAAGATACTACTTGCTTCAATCACAGCTTGCGCTGAAGGCATTAGTTTGACAGCGGCTTCGCGTGTGATCATGCTGGATTCAGAGTGGAATCCTTCGAAAACAAAGCAGGCTATTGCACGCGCGTTTCGTCCGGGTCAGCAGAAAATGGTTTATGTTTATCAGCTCTTGGTGACAGGCTCGTTGGAGGAAGATAAGTATCGAAGAACCACGTGGAAAGAGTGGGTGTCGAACATGATTTTCAGCGAGGCGTTTGTCGAGGATCCTTCTCGTTGGCAAGCTGAGAAGATTGAAGATGATATTCTGCGCGAAATGGTCGAGGAAGATAAGTCTAAATCATTTCATATGATCATGAAGAATGAAAAAGCTTCCTCCACTAACAAATAA